Proteins from one Ascaphus truei isolate aAscTru1 chromosome 19, aAscTru1.hap1, whole genome shotgun sequence genomic window:
- the PRSS54 gene encoding inactive serine protease 54, which yields MRLFHQLRTIVMFWCILLFILTSRCSASCGTSEGFVADVLNTKLDEITEFPWLASVQDDSGSHLVVGTIISDSWIVTAPSGLKIRKNLVGVVGVTELGAQEVAKNKYYPIRKVVVHERFDEVLLGNDVMLLMTEHKITFGQWVQPVCFPKRDPDNSAYSNCQVSGWSGAAAEGSSGSEAWRRLSVENIDTCPLQRTMATECCSHHGAGNSSTSMGKEGNPVSCLAGDNNQWMLAGVLTGGGMMSYGPFLYTRTSYYSDWVAARTAEAGELFQPSIILNPVVYSASEAPPGHFQVRMAPREMDIEMRSKEEESLFYDYYNGN from the exons GTTGTGGGACGTCTGAAGGCTTCGTAGCAGATGTTCTTAATACCAAGTTGGACGAAATCACTGAGTTCCCTTGGCTGGCTTCCGTGCAGGACGACAGTGGGTCCCATCTTGTTGTAGGAACCATCATCAGCGACTCATGGATAGTGACGGCTCCATCCGGCTTAAAGATCAG GAAAAATCTAGTAGGTGTGGTGGGCGTCACAGAGCTGGGAGCCCAGGAAGTGGCCAAGAATAAATACTATCCCATCCGCAAGGTGGTTGTCCACGAGAGGTTTGACGAGGTGCTGCTCGGGAATGATGTGATGCTGCTAATGACAGAGCACAAGATCACGTTCGGGCAGTGGGTGCAGCCAGTCTGTTTCCCTAAGCGGGATCCTGACAACTCTGCGTACAGCAACTGCCAGGTGTCCGGCTGGAGCGGCGCTGCTGCAGAAG GAAGCAGTGGTTCGGAGGCCTGGCGCAGACTATCGGTGGAGAACATTGACACGTGTCCCCTGCAGCGGACCATGGCCACCGAGTGCTGCAGCCACCATGGGGCTGGCAACAGCTCCACCTCTATG GGTAAGGAAGGGAATCCCGTGTCATGTCTGGCAGGTGACAATAATCAGTGGATGCTGGCGGGGGTGCTGACCGGCGGCGGCATGATGTCATACGGCCCTTTCCTGTATACGCGCACGTCCTACTACAGTGACTGGGTTGCGGCTCGCACTGCTGAGGCGGGGGAGCTCTTCCAACCATCCATCATCCTTAACCCCGTCGTGTACTCCGCCTCGGAGGCACCTCCGGGTCACTTCCAAGTGAGAATGGCGCCCAGGGAAATGGATATTGAAATGCGATCCAAGGAGGAAGAGTCTCTTTTCTATGACTATTATAATGGGAACTAA